One Bemisia tabaci chromosome 4, PGI_BMITA_v3 genomic window, TCTTGTGAAAGTACTCAGCTGGATCCGTGGTTTAGGCCGCGCAACGGCAAGAATCAACAAAGTCAACAAACTCAGGCGCAAATCTGGTAGAAGAAAGCCTGATAATGCCAGCCAAATAACCAATCCTCCAGAGGACGACGAAGGCGAAAGCGAATTGGACGATGAGATAAAAGGTGCCGGGATGAGTGCAGTACAGATGAAGCTTGACGGCGCCGAATTCGGCGGTCTTTTCGATAAACTCTTTTATTGGATTCGTCGATTTGGAGGAAGGAAAGTTGACCCTATCTCAAGGTCACCTCCTGAGGAGAGACTCGATCCTACGGATTCGGAGTTTGGGGACGAAGCAGTTGAGCAGGAGACTAGCATGGAAGAGCAGCGTAAATCGCTCATCCCGCAACAATTTTAAGTACAGTTCCCTATAAAAGCGCTTGAAAGTTGTTTGACGGTTTCAGTTGACAAGATGAAGGCGACGAAACGACACGGTCGTGGGCTGCTCAACAAACTCATCGATTTACTACCGATCGAAGCGCACCTgccgggcgactacaggtactgcggacctGGCACGAAACTTAAACAGCGTTTGGCCAGAGGAGATCCACCAATCAACGGCCTCGACGCCGCCTGCAAGGACCACGACATTGCTTACAGCAACACGTCTGACACGAACGAGAGGAACAAAGCTGACCGGCAACTGGCAGATCGAGCatgggaacgtgtgaaagccGCCGACTCGAGCCTCGGAGAACGCGCCGCAGCATACGCAGTGACCAACGCGATGAAACTCAAAGCAAAGCTCGGCATGGGATGCAGAAAGAAGAAGGTGGCACGAGGAGCGGGTGCCCCGAAGGTGAAGAAGACAAAGAAAGCGAAAGCGAAGAAGAGAGTCGCAGCTCGGATCATCCCTGTCCCGAAAACAGGTCGCGGATTGAAAGCCGCTTTGAGAAGAATCGGTCTTTCGCCGCAGTCTATCGATCCGACAGCGAGGAAAATCGAGTCGACCATCGCTGGAAAATCGAAGGAGGTAGGCCTCGGAAAAGGCCTGTATCTGCGACCTTACCGTTCAGGCTACGGCCTTTACCTGAGACCTTGGAGCTCGGATTTAAACTGATAGACGAGTTGCCACGGAAGCCGCTTACCAACGTAGAGCTACAACGCGTTGCCGAAAGATTATCGATTCCACATTTCCGTGGTGTCTTTATGCGAGACCAACTGAGTCGGATGACTCCCCGCCAAAACGAATGCTGCATCCTAAACCTAGACTCTAGTCAGGGTTCAGGTACTCATTGGGTCGCCTTCGTCAAGCGCGGTCAGCACGCCTTGTACTACAACAGTTTCGGCGACATTCCACCTCCTCGCGAGGTAACGCGCTACCTCCGCGGCAACTCGATCGAGTACAATTATGATGCGCAACAGTCCTTCGACACGGTCATCTGCGGTCATCTCTGCTTGAAGTTCCTTATAAAAGCGGCGAGCCTGTGGGATCCGACATCAAAATGAGTGAGACAATCTTGCTGAGCGGAAGGAGCAACGTTCTCGAGAGCGTTTTCTCGCCACCCCTCGCTCTTGACCCGCGCAAAGTCCATTACATCGGGCTCGTCGAGTTTGTAACCTTCAACGCCGTGCCCAACATTAACAAATCCAACCAGGTGTTTTGCTACGGACCAGAGAAGAAGGAGCTCATCATTCC contains:
- the LOC140224530 gene encoding uncharacterized protein, with the protein product MKATKRHGRGLLNKLIDLLPIEAHLPGDYRYCGPGTKLKQRLARGDPPINGLDAACKDHDIAYSNTSDTNERNKADRQLADRAWERVKAADSSLGERAAAYAVTNAMKLKAKLGMGCRKKKVARGAGAPKVKKTKKAKAKKRVAARIIPVPKTGRGLKAALRRIGLSPQSIDPTARKIESTIAGKSKEVGLGKGLYLRPYRSGYGLYLRPWSSDLN